A single genomic interval of Flavobacterium sp. N2820 harbors:
- a CDS encoding formylglycine-generating enzyme family protein, with product MKKITFYPTLLILLITLFAFKNTLIETDLIQVKGGTFKMGSKNSDTSAELDEQKEHSVTLNTFEISKFEVTVWEWKQFIKANKMKMPIKPSWGWQDNYPINGITWNEAIAYCNWLSTKEKLQPCYSKKGPNFVCNFKANGYRLPTEAEWEFAAKGGTNSKGFRYSGSDKLEDVAWYKVNSNGQPHTVGTKLPNELGIYDMSGNVWEWCWDWYNKDFYKLEKGDNPKGPEMGERRTVRGGSWDSKSNYVRPANRISTIPSKTHEFYGFRIARTISK from the coding sequence ATGAAGAAAATTACTTTTTACCCTACGTTATTAATCCTACTTATTACCCTATTTGCTTTTAAGAATACACTAATTGAAACTGACCTCATACAAGTTAAAGGAGGTACTTTTAAAATGGGTTCAAAAAATTCTGATACAAGTGCAGAACTTGACGAACAAAAAGAACATAGCGTAACCCTAAATACATTTGAAATAAGTAAATTTGAGGTTACTGTTTGGGAATGGAAACAATTTATAAAAGCCAATAAAATGAAAATGCCAATAAAACCTTCTTGGGGTTGGCAAGATAATTACCCTATTAATGGAATCACATGGAATGAAGCAATAGCCTATTGCAATTGGCTAAGTACCAAAGAAAAACTACAACCTTGTTACAGTAAAAAAGGACCTAATTTTGTTTGTAATTTTAAAGCGAACGGGTATAGATTACCAACAGAAGCAGAATGGGAATTTGCAGCAAAAGGAGGCACTAATTCAAAAGGTTTCAGATATAGCGGAAGTGATAAATTAGAAGATGTTGCATGGTACAAAGTAAACAGTAATGGTCAACCGCACACCGTGGGTACAAAATTACCAAACGAATTAGGCATTTATGACATGAGTGGAAATGTTTGGGAGTGGTGTTGGGATTGGTATAATAAAGACTTTTACAAACTTGAAAAAGGTGACAACCCAAAAGGTCCAGAAATGGGAGAAAGAAGAACCGTTAGAGGTGGATCTTGGGATAGTAAATCAAACTATGTAAGACCTGCAAACAGAATTTCTACAATTCCTTCAAAAACACATGAATTTTACGGATTTAGAATCGCTAGAACAATTTCAAAATAA
- the bshC gene encoding bacillithiol biosynthesis cysteine-adding enzyme BshC — protein MPNDCVTYQNSGYFSKLIVDYLDEKSELQSLYNRFPKIENFLDQIEEKSKNFPFENREILVSALEKQYENFEISKSTSQNIQLLKLSNSYTITTGHQLNLFTGPLYFLYKIASTINLCKELKQKYPTQNFVPIYWMATEDHDFNEINYFNFKDKKFRWNRESKGPVGRLSTEGLDLVYEAFSKEIGLGNNAKYLLDLFKKSYLKHQNLASATRFLANELFKNEGLVIIDGDAKELKKLFVPYVKRELVEQTSFHKVNEILPKLEAYNIQVNPREINLFYIQNELRERIIFENGNYTINNTTLKFSEKELLIELENNPENFSPNVILRPLYQEIILPNLCYIGGGGEIAYWLELKSNFEANNITFPMLLVRNSVLLVTEKQALKLDKLELSWNEIFMSQKSLSDKKTKDFSAFTIDFSEQKAILQKQFEALHQIALQTDKSFTGAVKAQEKKQIQGLENLEKRLLKAERKNHASKLERIFEIQNELFPNKSLQERTQNFSTFASEVDDFESFILKIQFKLNPLTQNFTQIIL, from the coding sequence ATGCCAAACGACTGTGTAACCTATCAAAATTCGGGATATTTTTCTAAACTTATCGTAGATTATTTAGACGAAAAATCTGAATTGCAATCATTGTACAATCGTTTCCCAAAAATTGAAAATTTTCTGGATCAAATTGAAGAAAAAAGTAAAAATTTTCCGTTTGAAAATCGCGAAATTTTGGTTTCGGCATTAGAAAAACAATATGAAAATTTTGAAATTTCAAAAAGTACTTCACAAAATATTCAGCTTTTAAAACTTTCAAATAGCTATACAATTACAACAGGTCACCAACTGAATTTATTTACTGGCCCTTTATATTTTTTATATAAAATTGCTTCCACAATTAATCTGTGTAAAGAATTAAAGCAAAAATATCCTACTCAAAATTTTGTTCCCATTTATTGGATGGCAACAGAAGATCATGATTTTAATGAAATCAATTATTTCAATTTTAAAGACAAAAAATTTAGATGGAACAGAGAAAGTAAAGGGCCGGTTGGGCGCCTTTCCACAGAAGGATTAGATTTAGTATATGAAGCGTTTTCAAAAGAAATTGGATTAGGAAATAATGCAAAATACCTACTTGATTTATTTAAAAAATCATATTTAAAACATCAAAATTTAGCCAGTGCTACCCGATTTTTAGCTAACGAATTATTCAAAAATGAAGGATTAGTTATTATTGATGGTGATGCTAAGGAATTGAAAAAACTTTTTGTTCCGTATGTAAAAAGAGAATTAGTTGAACAAACATCTTTTCATAAAGTAAACGAAATATTACCTAAACTAGAAGCCTACAACATTCAAGTAAATCCAAGAGAAATTAACCTATTTTATATACAAAATGAGTTAAGAGAACGCATTATTTTTGAAAACGGAAATTACACCATCAATAACACCACACTAAAATTTTCTGAAAAGGAACTTTTAATTGAACTAGAAAACAACCCAGAAAACTTTAGTCCAAATGTAATTTTAAGACCATTATATCAAGAAATTATATTACCAAATTTATGTTACATTGGTGGCGGTGGGGAAATTGCGTATTGGTTGGAATTAAAATCAAATTTTGAAGCAAATAATATTACATTCCCAATGCTTTTGGTTCGAAATTCTGTGCTCTTAGTTACAGAAAAACAAGCTTTAAAATTGGATAAATTAGAGTTGAGTTGGAATGAAATTTTCATGTCTCAAAAATCACTTTCCGATAAAAAAACAAAAGACTTTTCAGCATTTACAATAGACTTTTCAGAACAAAAAGCAATACTACAAAAACAATTTGAAGCGTTACATCAAATCGCTCTTCAAACGGATAAATCCTTCACAGGTGCCGTAAAAGCTCAAGAGAAAAAACAAATTCAAGGGTTAGAAAATTTAGAAAAACGCTTATTAAAAGCCGAACGCAAAAATCATGCTTCAAAATTGGAACGCATTTTTGAAATTCAAAATGAATTATTTCCAAACAAAAGCCTTCAAGAAAGAACACAAAATTTTTCCACATTTGCATCAGAAGTAGATGATTTTGAATCTTTTATCCTAAAAATTCAATTCAAATTAAACCCATTAACTCAAAACTTCACGCAAATAATTTTATAA